One segment of Alnus glutinosa chromosome 2, dhAlnGlut1.1, whole genome shotgun sequence DNA contains the following:
- the LOC133860336 gene encoding uncharacterized protein LOC133860336 → MRKHSLEKILLIEQVSSLIQRTVALKIKDPGAPTISCIIGDLTIDKALLDLGAGVNLLPYSIYEQLGLGELKHTTVVLQLANKSVKKPRGVIEDVIIRVDKLYFPVGFIVLDTEPVLDPTRLIPVILGHPFLATANACINCRTREIEITFGNMKVRLNIFKAFQLPSDTSECFLLDMIEETIKDTFPHLLIKDPLEPCLSHFDFEDFDIEDYVGEVNSLLDTTAAIDFPPWRVQNEPLPRTSSIPPAPSFISPPNLELKQLPATLKYAFLGTNDTLPVIIASNLQDDQ, encoded by the coding sequence ATGAGGAAGCATAGTCTAGAGAAAATTCTGCTGATTGAGCAAGTAAGTTCTTTGATCCAACGCACTGTTGCCCTCAAAATTAAGGATCCTGGTGCTCCCACTATTTCTTGTATCATTGGAGACCTTACCATTGATAAGGCACTCCTTGATTTAGGTGCAGGtgttaatttgttaccttaCTCGATCTATGAACAATTAGGACTAGGAGAATTGAAGCATACGACGGTTGTCTTACAACTTGCAAACAAATCCGTTAAGAAACCTCGTGGTGTCATTGAAGATGTGATCATTAGAGTGGACAAGCTCTACTTCCCTGTAGGCTTCATTGTTCTTGATACAGAACCTGTCCTAGATCCCACAAGGCTTATCCCTGTCATCCTTGGACATcctttcttagctacggctaacgcttGCATAAATTGCAGGACCAGAGAGATAGAGATAACCTTTGGGAACATGAAAGTAAGGTTGAACATTTTCAAGGCTTTTCAGCTTCCGTCGGATACTAGTGAGTGTTTCTTATTGGACATGATTGAAGAAACTATTAAAGACACATTTCCCCACCTTTTGATTAAAGATCCATTAGAGCCTTGCCTGTCTCATTTTGACTTCGAAGACTTTGACATAGAGGACTATGTTGGCGAAGTTAATTCTTTGCTTGACACTACGGCCGCAATAGACTTTCCTCCTTGGAGAGTACAAAACGAGCCTTTACCTCGTACGTCAAGCATCCCTCCTGCTCCTTCCTTTATCTCCCCACCAAATCTTGAGCTAAAGCAGCTTCCTGCAACGCTCAAGTATGCTTTCTTAGGTACAAATGACACTCTCCCAGTCATTATTGCATCTAATCTGCAAGATGACCAATAG